The segment ATCGTAAAACAGTAAATATATACATTAAAGAATATGAATCGCAGAGGAGTGAACTAATAAAACAAGATGTAAGTATGGATGCAGGAGAACTGATTCAAACCATTGTAGAGGCACCTAGATATC is part of the Bacillaceae bacterium S4-13-56 genome and harbors:
- a CDS encoding helix-turn-helix domain-containing protein, with translation MINFKKKQKVLLMYLRQGRSQREIAKMVGIDRKTVNIYIKEYESQRSELIKQDVSMDAGELIQTIVEAPRY